The sequence below is a genomic window from Marmota flaviventris isolate mMarFla1 chromosome 9, mMarFla1.hap1, whole genome shotgun sequence.
ttctttcaaaaacattGAGCCTCAGCACTCCATCACATTGATTCTGGCACAGACATCCTTAACAAGATCctcaaagcacaagaaataaaaccaacaatcaaTAAGTGGCATGACATTAAACCAAAAAGTTTCTGCACTATTTAGGACATAAAGAGACAgcctatagaatgagagaaaatcttgaCCAACTACTACTTTAataggagattaatatccagaatatacaaagaactcaaaaaacttcacacacacaccccaaacaaaaaccccgaataacccaatcaataaatggacaaaagaactaagcagaaacttttcaatagaaaaaacaaaaatggtcaacaaatacatgaaaaaaagttcactatctctagcaatcagggaaatgcaaattaaatcagaatggcaataatcaagaatacaatcaATCATAGATGCTGAAGAggttgtggggagaaaggaatacttgtacattgttggtgggactgcagactagcacaatcactctggaaagcagtttggatatttctcaaaaaaaaacagggatggatccaccatatgacccaactaccCACTCCTGGGTcttttcccaaaagatctaaaattggcatactCTAGtgacatcattgtttatagcagcacaattcacaatagctaaattatgtaGTCAACTCacatgcccatcaatagatgaatggattaagaaattgtggtatacacatacaatggagttctatcagccattaaaaagaacaaaattatggcatttgccagtaaaaggCTAGAaaaggagaatatcatgctaagtgaaataagacaaacttagaaactcaaaggtcagaatgttttctcatataatgaagctgaaataaaataaaggagaggggaagggaaggataaGATTACATAAGGAACCAATCAATTAACAGGCGAGTAAAAGGAAGTCCAGTAGattagaggaaggagagggggaggcaggaaggataaaagggaaaaagagggatcatgaactgaaaaaGATTTCTATGCATGCATGAGTTttttgggatgaacccaactattatgtataaccataaagctctaataaaaaaagtTGATCCTGAATAAATTCTTAATGATAGAATTATTTACGTATAATTTAACCCTTTTCCTTTTAACTGTTGCATAGTCTGGCACTAATTCATAGTAAAAACTCTGGTTAAGTTTTATTCAGCCCTTGTTCTCCTGTTTAGAAGTATCTATTATCTAACTCCCATAGCAGCCCTTAGGTACTACTACAGTCTCATTATTCCCCTTTTAGAGATGAAAACAGCCAAGGCTTAGTGAGCATGTTAGAAATCATTTCAGAGGGGGTTAGTAATTTAGTAGGGGGGTTACAATTACTAATTAGTAGATAGGATTCAACTATCCAACACTAAATCTGCTTTTATCAGAGCATACATTACATTAGAGTATCAGGTCTAAGTCTCAACCCCATGTCACTATTTGTGTGACAGTTGACCAATCTTTGTGTGCCTTAGTTTCATCTATAAATCAATGGGTTATGAGCAATCAGTGAATTAGAAGATGCAAAAAGCTTACTGGTGTCTGGCACTGTCAGTAAGCACAGAGTTATTCTCAGCTCTTAAAAACATTGCTATGCTGTTGCCTACAActgataaaatacataaaactacaAAGTCAAACAAGCTGATTTTGTGACGCAAGTTCTTGTAAAAGCTTTGGAGAGATAGGAAGGCACGATGTAGCTTGGTTCCCAGAGCTAGTTCTACTTTTCACACACAATATTTGAAACAGCACATGGCTTAAACGCAACCGAATGTACTAGCTGTAATCCCTAACCAGACTGAATGCCTCACAACAGAATAAAGTCTGTTTCATTCTCCCTTCTAAACAGCTGTTAATATCTCACTTTATACAACTCATCTATTAGAGCACTtgttagaagacaaaaaaaaaaaaaaaaaaaaaaacaggccttTGAATAACAAACAACAGATGATGCAGAGGCTGCGCAGTTCAGGACAACCTTTCAAGTGCCCAGTTCAGAACTTCCTTTTGTTTGCAATTTTGAGGACCTAATTGGGTGATTTCCAAGAGGGACTAGAACCACAAAGAGGGAGAGGATGGAAGTCTATagataataaaagaaacaatgcCAAGAagggtattaaaaagaaaaaaggacaaagaacataaaatatattttggtagtAAGAGAGAGCATTCGGTATAAAAGCAAACACTCCTTTTATCTCAAATATGTCCATGAGGGAATCACTAAATTATAGTCATCTAAAGACATAAATGAGAGACATAAGTAATGAATCTTGATGTATACTGGCAGCAAAGTTTGTGGCTTGAAATGTGCTATGAAGagactttaattaaaatattgaaaataaaatttaaacctcAAGCTTTTTATTTCCCCCCTAGAGGTATGCTGGAAGACATACAGGATGTTTTGGTGTTTCTAGATTCCCAAGATTTTACTGCAGAAAggagttaatatttaaaaagtgcattttcctacagaaaaaaagactaaaatctCAAACACCACTAGTGTCATTTTTCGCCAATTCCTTAgtgataaatacatattttagggGATAGTTATTATATGTTCATCAGTATGAGATATGAGATAAATGCTGAAATAGTTGGAATGACTAGCAGAGTTCCATAAAACTGGAAGATCCAGTGAACACGTCAAAGGTGTCTTACCAGGGGCATCTGGACTAAACAGGCCGCTTTCCTGATTACTGaccaatgggggtgggttcttaattttttcaaatgaagaatgaTTTGTAACTTTTGATTCCCAGTAGGAAAACTAGTTTTAAAATAGCTAAATATTGAGAGTTGCCACTTCCTGCCCCCAAATCCTGATTGATACTGAAATATCTGAGAACTGGCACAGGGCTAAGACTGGACAGCCTATTAGGCAGTGGGTTATAGGTTGGCACTTGGCTCAGATCTATAGTAATTCATTTCATGGATACAGTCTCTACTGAATATCCACAAGGCAGTTTACCACATATGGCTAAGTCTAGAGGATCATTCTTTATTGGTTATTTTACTCTGAAGATAGGAATCTGATATGCTGTATGAGaatcttaaaaaatgttttttattcagACACCCTTtcggaggattctgagttcagaGGCCAATTTGACCTCCTTGGGTCAGCACACTGGGTGCCAGGCCACAGAAAAAAAGCACATATTCCTAAGAGCCCTAGGGGCATCACATTTGCCTGGATTTTCCACAAGAGATCATGAAGCTTCTCCAGTTCTGAAGAGTTAAGTGTTGGAGCTGTGGGGAATTTAGTCAGGCAGTGGATTGTGGCACAGACAGAAACAGGATCCCTCCTCAAATAATTGGTATAAGAGGTTATGTCATACAAATATCTGTCTTCTGGTTCAAATATCCCAAATTAATCGCGAATCAATTATAATTCATGTAAgatcaaaaaagaaacacatacaCAAGAAAGTCTGTTTTAACCTGAAATAATTCTGTTGATATTTGAATTGCTTTCATGGGACATTTGCTTTAAACCACAAGATATCTCCATCTCCAAGTACAAaatcccttctccccaccccccacccaaacaaacaagaaaacaaacaaaaccccaaacccacAACTCAGCTTCAAATAAGTTTGGAAGAAATGAGActctaaatatttacatatggGGCAAGAAATAAATCACAAAACTATTTACAAAAATACACAAGCTTATATGCATTAACAATTTACACCAgttcacaaaaatattaaaacataaaaaaacactatataaattaaagaaatcaaaagtaTGATCTAAGACTTCCTAGGGTGCTTCTCTCATGCAGGTCATGGTTGAAAAATCAGGTTTTGCTATCTCAGAATCTAAACTGTAAAacaatcatttttattctttgaacatTAACAGTACTAagcagataagaaaaaaagaccCTCTGTGGACACCAACATTATCTTgcacatattaaaaatacatcattCCTGACATTTCCATTACACAGTACTGACAATTCACATGCCTCTAACCATTTGGAAGAAACTTTCTGACATACTTTGACTTTCTTATTCATTTCCTTGCACTCTCTGTTCAGACCATACTTTGCCAACATACTGAATAGGTGACCTAAAGGGATGgaacagataaatggattttaTAGGCTCCTTCTTGAACTAAAGGGgcaaatttcaaatatacatcATAAGCATCTATTTCTGCTTCAAATGTGATACCCACTCTTCTATCCCAACTCACGTTCATGGTCCCTCTTCTTCACAGAAGTAGCTCTAGAGTTTTTCAACCTgacctaaatatttaaaaatgctttgccTTCCTAAGGAATTGTGCAGGCCTTACCCTTGGGACCATCCCAGGGAGTTCTTCAAACTGagcatttaaaatatgtgaatgaaaaggaaatttataCAGTAAGAAATAAGGCTCAGATTaagtttattataaagaatatggCATCCTTGGGACTCTTAGAGTCCCTAGCCAGACATCCAGGGAATACTTATCTCAATCAAACTGAACTGTGGAATCAGagtttttttcaaaaagataaaatctgGAGACATGGCTCAATAAATTAGGGGTTTAATGCATAAGGCAGTTCCACTTCCTTGATCATAATGCTCCATGTCAACATTTGAAAGTAATAACATTCAATTACTGTATTTGTGAAGTCACACACAAAGGTGAACAATGCTGAGGTAACCTGGCTCACAGTGATTTGCCATCTGATTTCTACCCCACATATTAGGAAGGAAAAGATGTGGGCAAAGTCTTTCAAATAACTGAATCCAAAGTTAAGGCTGTTGCTACATAATTAACTAAACTATAGACTTTCTCTAAAGTTTGTGTTTCACACTTATACCAGTAATCTGAATCATTAttctatattcaaaatatttacctGATATTTCCAAACCCATAGGACATTATTAATAAAGAAGTTGTTCTGAGGAATTAAAtgtcatatttataaaattgattttagttTCAGGAGTAAACAATGTGTGTGTGACAACAAATCCACAGATATTAAAATTGGCCTGGACTTCATTCACTACTTCTTTCTGGGCCCTCAGTTACTGAAGCCATGTGTCCACTAGTTACACCAGCCCCCTCTTGCTAACATCCAGATTGCTGGTGAGAACTTTCAGGGCTGGTATGATCTCCAAGGAGCAAGGGATTGCCTACTtgataaaaagatgaataaggttaaaaaaaaaattagtgctgCATATTCACCAGAGATCCAACTCTTCAATGTAGCACCCAATGTGTTTGTGTGCCAGATGGAAGCATCCTCTCAGGTTTCCTAACATAAACATTTTCTAACATCAGTTGGGCCTGCACTCTTAATGTAAAGGCCTAAACTTCTACAGACATTTCACATATTGTTTTTTCAAGATCTTTACTCTGGTCTTTATTGCATCCCTCTGATCAATTCTGGGGAACAAAAGAAAACCTTATagagtattttcatatataaatatgttgctctgaaatttttcattttctaaatataaacccCTAAAATGTAAtcacatgtttttaaattaaaaaaagaggacTGGCATGAATCCTAATCTTTACACAATTTCACAGCAATAATAGCAGCATATTTTAGCCTCTTAAAAGATTTCTTCTTTtgctctaaataaaagataattccAAGTTCTAAAAAGCCAGAGCAGCAATCATCCAGTAAATGGAATAAAATCTCCTGTGTATTCTATAAACTGAACATTTACAATATGTGAATGTATAAAACTCAAGTATTATCACAAGTTATGGAATGGAATGACAATCTTAGCTCACACAGTAAATACAGGACTGTTCTGCTAGTCTGGTGGACCTGTGGTGGGTGGGCTGGGAAACAAGAGTAGAGTTAGGCTAGAGAGATGTTCTGTTCCTCCTCTGATAAGGAATgaactttcaaaagaaagtcCTAGATATTAAACATGTTTAACATGTCTACAGAGTTATAAAGAGCTATACCTGAAATGCTGGTGTAGATGATAATTACAGTAAGACCGTGATCATATGAATACAGAGTAAGCATATACTGAGTGACTCCTTAGAACATTATGGTAGCTGCTGGAACTCCAACTGGTGACATGGGGCTGTGTACTTGGTGGTTACTGCAACAATGACATGCAGTACAGATAATTTGCAGTTACTGTAAGAATTCCTAGGGAACATATACTCTGGTTTAGAAACAGAAATTATCACATAAATCTATATTCCTGAAAACAGTCATAacacactgtttttttctttaattggaaAAGGTTGCTAATTTAGAAGAACAAGTACTGTTAACATTTTACTGGAATCCCAATTTACTAAATATTATTGGGTGGGGGAAATCTGCAGTCAGGCATCACATTAAAAGCAATGATACAGCTTTCTGGTGTTAATAAAGTTAATTGACAATAAGAATTTCACATTCTTCTGCCTAGGATGTTTCCCTAAATTCTAACTTGAAAAATCCCTCCTGTAGTGACATGAGCTTGCTCACTGTGAAGAGACTACTGAATGTTTAAAGtcttaatttctttatgttttaattataatgCTCCAATTGTCTGACTTATCTGAAAGATAAGGGAGTTTTCTCCACTCTAATTTAACATACAaccaaaagttaataaattattaatataggatggctaaaaaaataatttaacacacAAGCCCCTTCTCGGTCAAGATGAATGAAGTGATAATGGAAAGAAGTTTCCATGTGGGCAGGCTGTGCAGCCACTGATGGGGGCGTAGGAACATAACAGCAAATGCAAAAGCCCACCAGGAAATAGATGTAAACTGCTCTGAACTAGGTAGCAAGTGctaagaagaaaagacaaagttaaatttaaattcagtTAAAGGCAGTCCTCAGGCTCTTATAAATTAGCCCTATATGGCAAGTACGGTCTGTGACAAATTTCTTTACTATGTTTTCAACACAGTGCTTTACAATCACTCAGATctcttttaaagacaaaaatgacaCAGTCTATAGATGAAAGAGGTGGTAATGAAGCAGGAAAGGGCGGGGAGGATGGtgatttgtttacttttattatattttctttttaacgtGGTCAGgggttttgtagattttttttttaatcttttttggttattgaaaaaaatagaacagtCCACTGTCCAGCAGAGGCTGCTTCAACTCTATTGCTCCCGGGGCTCATTCTGCATGAATCTGTGTGTCAGGATGTGGCAAAGACAACTCTGTGGGCAGGAAAGCCCCTTGACCCAACGCTGTAGCATATGTCCTGCTCTGTGGGTGGGCAAAACCAGAGGGCACATATGTTCCCATGCCCCCGCCTCCAAAGCCTCCTCGCTGGTGCTGGGGCAGGGAGTGGTAATCCTCCAGGTTGTCATACTGGGACACAACAGTCATATTGCTCTGGCGCTTGCTGTGCGTTTGGTACTGGTACAGCACACTGGGGTCCCTTTCCATGTTCTGGGTATGATGAAGTTTTAGGCTATGGCTCCTCTCTGGCTTAGGGGGTGGGACCATTGACTGAGTGAGGTGCTCCTCCTCTTTGTAGCAGTCTCTGGAGTGTTTCTCAGGGGCAGGTGGCTGCCTGGCTCGGGGCCGCTCCAGCTCTTTGGAGAGCCTCACCTCTTTGTGGTTCAATCTTAAGGACTCCTGCCCTGTGGTGTATTTCCCTCCAGAATTATGGTAGCTGCCTGGCTCAGAAGTGTCTGGAATTGTTTTGGGCCCATAATCTAACTGGCCAGTTGCCTGGGGGTATggtggcccattttttgattcacATAATTGCCTATGGCTTGCTTCCTGATGCACCCTGTGCTCTGGGAGACTACAACCCATGTCATGAAGCTTTCTATTCCTAAGGCTGCTTTGCTTCTGAGGGAGGGTTGGCTTCTCTGCCTGTATACTGCCATACCCTCCATGGTGGGGGGCTCTGTCAAACTCTGGGTCTGGATGCTTCCTATAAAAGCGGTCATCTCCCTCAGGACTCACAGCCTTGGCTGGGTGCcgcccttcctttccttctgccACTGAGAGaagtccagttttcccaggatcTGATTTACTGCGCAGATGGATGACATAGATCCCACCCAGGTCATCCTGCACAGCTGGCGTCATGTTGTCATACTGAGACATAACAGGCGCTTTCACCTTCTGCCGTGCACGGCTCTCTCTCCGGATAGACTGCATGCGATATTTTTCCATGTCCTCTAGATCCCACGAGGCGTAGGTGTGCTTTACATCAGCAGGTGGAGGCATGTTTACTACATTATGGTCATTACCAGAGAAATAGCCAGTCATGTTGGTCCGCGGGCGTGGAGGCAAACCAGAGTAACTGTACAAGTTCTTGCCTTGTAGCCTGGGATTGTAGAAAGCAAAATCACGACTTGGCAGGCGATGAAGGGGCCTCAACTGTACTGTGCTATAGGCATCCACATCACACAGGGCCCCATCAGGACTGTAATAGGAACTAGAGGAACTGGAATATGGACTATAGCGGTAATGGACCCGTCCATTCTCAAAGTAAGGCTGAAGCTGAGTTACATGATAATCTGAGCGGGCCTGGGAGGACTGATATGGCTTAAACTGGTACAGGGGCCTTGGGCAGTAGGCTGGTTCATCATCTGGGGGAACTTCTGTCCGTGAAATGGGAACAGAACGAATCATGGAAGATGGGGGAGCATGGAGAGATTGCACCCTCCGGATGGTAGGGTATGGTGGAATATCTTCAGGATAGCAAGCATTCCTAACTGAGGAGCTCAAAGAAGAAACATACTCCATCCGGTTGCATGGCTTGGAGTGGTGTCCAGACGTGTTTCTTCCCGGGGCCACATAGGTGTTATAACGAGGACCCATGGAGGCTGGTGGCTCTGATCGGGCACCATACACTTGGTGTTGCTCCAATTTATTATGATGTGGAGGTACACTCTGGGGACGGAATTGGCAGGTTGGAGTCATATTGAAATGCAAACAGTTTTCTGGACCAAAGGGCTCAGTGGTGACATCAGGCCTAGCAAAGGAGGAATAAGCTATTTTCTGAGAAGCATGCTTAGGTTGTGGGACAGGCAGTGGCAAAGGCAACACATCATCCACTGAGGCTGATGACGCAGTGACAAAGGAGTGGTAATTTGAACTGCTAGCGGCATCTGCACTGTTGGAGTGCATGGCGGCAGCCATCTTACTCTCCATTGTTCTGGTGGGGGGCATTGGTGCAGAAAAGCCACAGGAGTGCCCAGGGAAGGACTCGGCTCGCATGTGGAGCAGTGGGGCCCTGGTACTCTCCCGCACTTTCTCAGGCAGGCCTGGCTGGAGAGCAGTAGTAACCATAGGACACTGAGCAGCAGCTGCACAGCTATCACTGACAAAGATGGGTGCAGGGTCATCCACGGCTCGAGGTTCAGGTGGCCTCTCTGGAGCTGGAACTACTCCGTGAACCTattcaaagatgaaaatattatgaGTCCATTTTTTTTACACTCCCCTTATGAAATCAAATGCTATTAATTTGTAACTCACAAACTGAGGCTATTTAGGTAGCAGCTTTAACCTTCCCAAGCCATGCAGTTGTACTGGACCTGTTTCCACTGGCAGGAAAAAGAGCCTATGCTGCTACCTGGTATATTACCATCTCTGGAGAACTGTTCAGGGTTTTCTCCATTTGTGATGGGTTTTAAATATGAGAGGAGGTTGCCTATGATGATGTCTTAATGTGAAGACCGAAAGGTTTGTCAAATAACACTGTCaagcttaaaaataaacatttgcccTACTGCTCTAGCTTAGTCTCAACATCAAGAAcactttattcaataaatataattgattCTATCATCTGGAAGTGGTTCACAGTTGGACATAGAGAGAAGTTGTGAACCCCtaatacagagaaaaatacaaaagtgacttgtccaaggtggCATTCAAGTCAGAGGTTATCTCTCTCCCTACCTTTGACCAACTCATTTGTGGACCCATAGGCCAAATACAATCCTCacagaaataagcaaataagctCTCTCTGAAAAGTAATTGCTAGAACTAGCATCCTCCAAAGAAGGACCAGAAATTTAAGTCCTTTCAATTGAAGgtgaccacaaaaaaaaaaaaaaaaaacctgtgtgaCAACTTTTAGCATTTTGTATATAATACTCTCTCTTCAAAATACATACTTGATTATGGAGCAATCTGCTGGTTAAGgttgagaaaaataacaaaaaatcctAATGTACTAAAATCTTTTACACTTCTAAAACAGGCAGAGATATCTTCAGAGTGAGGCAAATTCACTGAGTAGATGGGAATGATTGGCATAGCGTAGTCATAcatgacttgcccaaagtcacggTGAGTCAGTGATGGATTtccaaaaggggaaaaacaaaaaacaaaaaacccccacatGCATGACAGCTAAAGCCCAGTTTGTCTCATGTTATCCCTTTGTATAACCATAAAGAAATGTAGGAAGAAAAGGTACCAGGTATAAAATTGTAGTCATTtagtaactgctgcagcagccaGGCAAAGGCAGAACCCTAACTTCAAACCAGAAGTATTTCATGGAAACCTGCCATAAGTGTTAAAAATTATGTTGTATTCAAATAAAGTTGTTATCAAAGATAACAACACACCCTGCTGAAAAATGACATACCTTTGGGAAAGCATATTTCATCTCACCAACCTTCTCTCTTCTTACCTTGTGGGAATCATTCAGTCCTATACTGGCTGCAGCTTGTACTTGCCCCGCGACTGGCAGCTGCTCTGTGGTCCTCTGGGCAGGAGGCGGGGGGAGAGGGCGATGACTTCTGTGTGTGCGCTGAAGGGTAGCAACAGCAAACCCAGTGGCAGTGGACTGTTCACTCACAGCCCAGCTGGCATCCCTGGTGCTTATTTCAGCTGTTGCTGGAGTCGCTGTCATGTAAGTCATGGTGGCTGTGCTGGTATTCTCTTCAGGGGACCCAGAAAGAGGACAGCTTTTGTCTCTAGGCAAATTTGAAGGCATGGAAGATTGGTCTGCAAGTTCTGAAGGGTGATGGGGCTGATCCACACTTGCACCAAGGTAGGCAGGAGACTGATCCCCACTGTAGAAATGGAGTGCAGACTGGTCCTGCTCTACGAAGGGGATGGTTGCCACAGTGGTCTTCCCAGCCTGGTCTTCAGGGAAACCTACATGATCATCAGACTTTTCTGAGTCTGTTAAGGGAACTAAAGTAATTCTGGCCTTTTCTGGGTCCCCAGATAAATAGTTTCGATGTAGATGGTTTCCTGGTAAGTCTACTTGGTGGAGTTGCTCCCCAGATTCATTTACCTTGGTATGAGTAGGATCCCCAACAGCTGTTGTCTCTGGGAGAGGCTGGTTGCAGTTTCCCAGTGCATTGTTCTGGAGGTGGAACTGCTCTGCTGGTCGATCTGTTTGGAAATAGGCCTTATCTAGAGAAATACTAGAGTACGGACTGGGCAGTTTATCTTCAGCTGTAGCCCCTGCTGTGTCTCCATAATTTGTGTACCCAGCCTGAGAAGTCCCTGGTCTCTTCAGTGACTGAGTAGAGGCTTGCTGCGCAGACTCAGCTAATGCTAGCGCCAACATTCGGGCGACATTTTTCGGAGGCGGTGGCGGTGGGATAAGAGAGACTGAACTGACAGGAACAGGCTCCTGAGGGGGGTCATGGGTAACTGCTCCTAGTGggaaattgggaaaaaaaatgagaatgaaaaggtAGCTTACGTTATCCTATACGGAAAGCCAAACACTCCCCActtgattat
It includes:
- the Arhgap32 gene encoding rho GTPase-activating protein 32 isoform X3 codes for the protein MKSSVHSEEDDFVPELHRNVHPRERPDWEETLSAMARGADVPEIPGDLTLKTCGNTASMKVKHVKKSTTPGLMGCDNIHRLPFTKGHFPKMAECAHFHYENVEFGSIQLSLSEEQNEIMKNGCESKELVYLVQIACQGKSWIVKRSYEDFRVLDKHLHLCIYDRRFSQLSELPRSDSLKDSPESVTQMLMAYLSRLSAIAGNKINCGPALTWMEIDNKGNHLLVHEESSINTPAVGAAHVIKRYTARAPDELTLEVGDIVSVIDMPPKVLSTWWRGKHGFQVGLFPGHCVELINQKVPPSVTNSVPKPVSKKHGKLITFLRTFMKSRPTKQKLKQRGILKERVFGCDLGEHLLNSGFEVPQVLQSCTAFIERYGIVDGIYRLSGVASNIQRLRHEFDSEHVPDLTKEPYVQDIHSVGSLCKLYFRELPNPLLTYQLYEKFSDAVSAATDEERLIKIHDVIQQLPPPHYRTLEFLMRHLSLLADYCSITNMHAKNLAIVWAPNLLRSKQIESACFSGTAAFMEVRIQSVVVEFILNHVDVLFSGKISAVMQEGAASLSRPKSLLVSSPSTKLLTLEEAQARTQAQVNSPVVTENKYIEVGEGPAALQGKFHTIIEFPLERKRPQNKMKKSPVGSWRSFFNLGKSSSVSKRKLQRNESEPSEMKAMALKGGRAEGTLRSAKSEESLTSLHAVDGDSKLFRPRRPRSSSDALSASFNGEMLGNRCNSYDNLPHDNESEEEVGLLHIPALLSPHSAEDVDLSPPDIGVASLDFDPMSFQCSPPKAESECLESGASFLDSLGYSKDKPCTSKKDVEPSGSQSQTPGSTASSEPVSPVQEKMSPFFTLDLSPTEEKSSKSSSFTEKVVYAFSPKIGRKLSKSPSMNISEPISVTLPPRVSEVISTGSNTAAQNASSPTWDKSTEESDITNRSPTQIVKMKTNEREAQEGCEPEIQPLDQVAAEEIELPGKEERSVSSSQSKAVASGQTQTGAVTHDPPQEPVPVSSVSLIPPPPPPKNVARMLALALAESAQQASTQSLKRPGTSQAGYTNYGDTAGATAEDKLPSPYSSISLDKAYFQTDRPAEQFHLQNNALGNCNQPLPETTAVGDPTHTKVNESGEQLHQVDLPGNHLHRNYLSGDPEKARITLVPLTDSEKSDDHVGFPEDQAGKTTVATIPFVEQDQSALHFYSGDQSPAYLGASVDQPHHPSELADQSSMPSNLPRDKSCPLSGSPEENTSTATMTYMTATPATAEISTRDASWAVSEQSTATGFAVATLQRTHRSHRPLPPPPAQRTTEQLPVAGQVQAAASIGLNDSHKVHGVVPAPERPPEPRAVDDPAPIFVSDSCAAAAQCPMVTTALQPGLPEKVRESTRAPLLHMRAESFPGHSCGFSAPMPPTRTMESKMAAAMHSNSADAASSSNYHSFVTASSASVDDVLPLPLPVPQPKHASQKIAYSSFARPDVTTEPFGPENCLHFNMTPTCQFRPQSVPPHHNKLEQHQVYGARSEPPASMGPRYNTYVAPGRNTSGHHSKPCNRMEYVSSLSSSVRNACYPEDIPPYPTIRRVQSLHAPPSSMIRSVPISRTEVPPDDEPAYCPRPLYQFKPYQSSQARSDYHVTQLQPYFENGRVHYRYSPYSSSSSSYYSPDGALCDVDAYSTVQLRPLHRLPSRDFAFYNPRLQGKNLYSYSGLPPRPRTNMTGYFSGNDHNVVNMPPPADVKHTYASWDLEDMEKYRMQSIRRESRARQKVKAPVMSQYDNMTPAVQDDLGGIYVIHLRSKSDPGKTGLLSVAEGKEGRHPAKAVSPEGDDRFYRKHPDPEFDRAPHHGGYGSIQAEKPTLPQKQSSLRNRKLHDMGCSLPEHRVHQEASHRQLCESKNGPPYPQATGQLDYGPKTIPDTSEPGSYHNSGGKYTTGQESLRLNHKEVRLSKELERPRARQPPAPEKHSRDCYKEEEHLTQSMVPPPKPERSHSLKLHHTQNMERDPSVLYQYQTHSKRQSNMTVVSQYDNLEDYHSLPQHQRGGFGGGGMGTYVPSGFAHPQSRTYATALGQGAFLPTELSLPHPDTQIHAE